Within the Setaria viridis chromosome 3, Setaria_viridis_v4.0, whole genome shotgun sequence genome, the region CAGCTCGGCCCGGCCACCCATCGCGCGGCGCATTCATGACCCAGCCACGCCGAAACGGGCACCGCGTCTACTACACTGCCGTTCTAGGGTCATCTCAGTAATTAGCACGACGAGTTGGGACAACGAACGATCAAGCCTATCTGATCGGCGTCCTGCCACAGACCCACAGTGCCCCTCAGGCCTGACTCAATGCGTGCGTAAAACCTTTACGAAAACGTCGCACCGCACGGCTGACTCACCATCGTTTGGCGCTACCTATACGCGCCCCGGGCGAGCCAAAAGGCGAACGAGCGCTTGCGCACAAACGGCAGGTCCAACTTTACTCTATTCGATCGATTCGAAAAAAAAGGTGACGCGTCACTTTTGGAAAAGCTACGAGCGCGCAGTATATCCTATGGGTACACAGTACGCTGCTCCACGTCAGGGGGGCGCGTTTTATATTCGGGATTTCCCAAGCATGTCGGGTAcaaattgctgctgctgctgctgcttgtttgACGCGCACGAACAgcgtggctggctggctgcacaTGGAAGGAGGAAAAAAGAGCAGCAGTTggtgagaaataaaaaagaacattTGGAATTGAAGAGATTCGTGCAACGAGAGATGGTTTGGATTTTTAAATCGGGCAACGGCTACTAGAGATAGGCGCGTCCGGGATGCACGCACGAAGGTGGCACCAGCGAGTAACCTGGGAACGGAAACTTGACAAGGACCGAGCCTCCACTAGCATCGTTGTCAACACTCAACTGCAACCCCGTATCATGGGTAGCCTGATCGTGTGTGGCACCGGTCTTTGTTGCGAAAACATGTACACAAACAATCCTGGAATCAGACTCTTTTATAAATCTCGGTGTTGAACTTTATCCGTTACTGTtccttttttataaaaaaacttTATCAGTTACTTATGGGCTAAGTTACGGGAGCATGGGCATCGGCGCATCGCTACAGGAACAGCACCGCCGCACTGAGCAAGTGGCGCATAGTTATCATCTCTCGGGGGTCGTCTGTAGTCTCGGTGAATAGGGATACATATCCAAGATAcctttgggttttttttttggaaggaaCAAGTAATAGTTTACTCACGTACGTATCACAATACGGATCCGTGACCGAAATTGTCTCTATACAAATTCTGTGTTTAGAAATAGAAATCTTTTAGCTAGGACGGAACGCTGCTTTGTGCAAATGTAAAACGGAAACAAGTTAGAACGGGAATACATCAGGTTACCGCTCGTGCGCGCACATCCATTATTCCTACACTTCGCACTGACCATGGTCCATGATTAGAAGCTTTTACAAGACCAGTGATCCCGTCCACTCATCGTCCTGGATGGTCCAATTCCCCACGGTGAAGCGCCAGGCAATCAAGGGAGCCAGCTCGGACAGAGGAAGCGCATGCATTCTTGCTCCCTACCCTCTCCCTCTCGTCTCTAGCTAAAGAGAGAAAAAAGCCGAAAGCGTGAAGCCGCAGCACGCTCACGTTGCGGGCCACTCCGAGCCCGGCGAGCCGAGCCGGAGAGCTCCCGACGGACCACAGCGCAGCGCAGAGGATCCCACGCAGCGAGCTGGCCAGCAACATCGCCCTCCGCGAAGCCGAGCCTCCCGCGGTCCCGCCTCCCCCCCAGGGTCCGTCCCCATCCGCCTCCCAACAAGGCACGCCACGCCTACCCCCAGGCGGCCAGGCCCCAGCACAGGATTACCTCCTCCACACCACCCCGCCCGCTGACATCCCTGCCCCGCGGTCCGCGGCCCCACGTGTCGGTGCcgcagcggcgcggcggtgaTACGGCTCGTCGCCGAGAGATTCGGCCAGATGCGATCCGTGGGATCGGGATCCGACGGGCGCGCTCCGCTgcggggcggcgacgcgggACAGATCTCCGCCCGGCCGTACGCTGCCCACACGCTCCCACACGCAAACACGTCGCGGAGGCAGTAGCAGCAGGCCAGCCACCCGCCCacccctccgcccccgccccgtTCACACGACTGTTCGGCGGAATGCCTCACTAGTAGGGCTCCACTCCAGTCCAACCCCCGCTTCCCTCCCCCCCCGcacccccacgccgccgccgccgctcctccccaccGAGCGaaccccctcccgccgccgacgaggacgaGATGAAGGGGGCAATGCCGCCGCGGCCGTACATGGTGCCGGGCCCGGGGGGCCCGATGCCGCCCCCGCAGCAGCAGTTCGGGCTGGTGGAGACGCGGCCCCCCCTGGCGGCCGTTCTGCGGCCGCGCTTCAACATCCCGGGCCTCCACccgtccgccgcggcggccgcggcggcctccggcGCGGGCAAGATCGCCTCCACCTACGACCTCGTGGAGCCGATGCGGTTCCTCTACGTGAACGTCGTCAAGGCGCGGGACCTCCCCGTGACCGCCACGGGCGCCATCGACCCCTTCGTCGAGGTCAAGCTCGGCAACTTCAAGGGCACCACGCCCGTCAAGGCCGCCAGCCACAGCCCGGCCTGGCAGCAGGTCTTCGCCTTCTCCGCGTCGCACCTCCAGGCGCATGTGCTCGAGGTCGCCGTCAAGGCTAAGGAtctcggcggcgacgacctcGTCGGCCGCGTCGGCTTCGACCTCGCCGAGGTCCCGGTCCGGGTGCCCCCGGACTCGCCGCTCGCGCCGCAGTGGTACCGCCTCGAGACCAAGCGCGGGGAGAAGCTTCCCCACGGCGAGATCATGCTCTCCGTCTGGCTCGGGACCCAGGCCGACGAGTCGTTCCCGGACGCCTGGCACTCCgacgcgcacgccgccgcgggcccggccgccgtcgcgtccaCGCGCGCCAAGGTATACTTCTCGCCCAGGCTCGTGTACCTCCGGGTCGCCGCCATGGGGGCGCAGGACCTCATCCCGCACGACACCTCGCGCCCCATGAGCGCCTGCGTCAAGCTGCAGCTCGCCGGCCAGGTGCGCCGCACGCGCCCAGGGGCGCCGCCGGGGGCGCCCAACCCGATTTGGAACGAGGAGTTCATGTTCGTCGTCTCCGAGCCCTTCGACGAGCCGCTCGTCGTCACCGTCGAGGACCGCGTCGCGCCGGGTCGCGACGAGATGCTCGGCCGCATTGTCCTGCCCCTCCAAGCAGCAATGCCGCGGCACGACCATTTTGGCAAGCCCGTGGAGCCACGCTGGTACAACCTCATGCGCCCCAGCGATGATCCTGAGAAGAAGGAAATGAAGTTCGCGAGCAAGATACAGATCCGGATGTCGCTTGATTTTGGGTACCACGTCCTTGACGAGTCCACTTACTACAGTAGCGATCTCCAGCCATCGTCAAAGCCAGCAAGGAAACCAAGCATTGGGATGCTTGAGCTGGGGGTTCTGGGTGCCCGGAACCTCATACCAATGAAGCCCAAGGATGGACGCACCACGGACGCCTATTGTGTGGCCAAATATGGACCAAAGTGGGTGCGCACAAGGACCATTCTTGACACGCTGAATCCACAATGGAATGAGCAGTATACATGGGAGGTGTTCGATCCTTGCACCGTGATCACAGTGGTGGTGTTTGACAATGGCCAAATTGGGAGCAAGAATGGTGGTGGCCCAGATCAGCGGATTGGAAAGGTCAGGATCCGGCTGTCAACACTGGAGACTGACAGGGTGTACACACATTTCTACCCTTTGCTGGTTTTACATCCAAGTGGACTCAAGAAGACCGGTGAGCTGCATTTGGCTGTGCGGTTTACCTGCATGGCTTGGGTGAACATGATGGCGCTGTATGGTCGTCCACTGCTACCCAAAATGCACTACACACAGCCGATCCCAGTGATGCAATTGGACTACCTGAGGCACCAGGCAATGCAGATTGTTGCAGCAAGGCTTAGTCGTGCTGAGCCCCCACTACGCAGGGAAGTTGTTGAATACATGCTCGATGTGGACTCGCACATGTTTAGTCTCCGACGCAGCAAGGCTAATTTTTATCGTATTACCTCACTGTTCTATGGTTTTCTGGCAATGCTCAAGTGGTATGAAGGCATCAGGAGCTGGCGGAACCCAATTACGACAATGCTAGTGCACATGCTGTTCCTGATACTGATCTGCTACCCGGAGCTCATCCTGCCCACCTTCTTCCTCTACATGTTCATGATTGGGCTGTGGAACTATCGTTACAGGCCAAGGCACCCGTCACACATGGATACCAAGCTATCCCATGCTGAGATGACACACCCTGATGAGCTTGATGAGGAGTTTGACACATTCCCCACATCCAGACCAGCTGACATTGTAAGAATGCGCTACGACAGGCTGAGGAGCGTCGGAGGTCGTGTGCAGACAGTTGTCGGGGACCTGGCGACACAAGGTGAGAGAGCACACGCCCTGCTGAGTTGGAGGGACCCTCGGGCCACCGCAATCTTCATATTCTTGTCCCTGGTGGTCGCCATTGTGCTCTATGTGACGCCATTCCAGGTTTTGATGGTGATCACCATGCTTTACCTGCTGCGACATCCCCGGTTCCGCAGCAGGATGCCCTCCGTGCCTTTCAACTTCTACAGGAGACTGCCTGCCAAGTCCGATATGCTCCTTTGAGCTCACAGCATTCAGCGTACGAGAAATGGGTGAAAGTTGTAACTTATTTATGTCTGGGTGAAAGTTGTAACTTATTTATGTCTGTTCCACTCGGTTCCTTCTGATTAGCATCAGGTCTGATGTGAATATGCCTGATGAGTTCGTATATTAGAGGCCAATAGTGGCCCAGGAATAAGGTGTTGGTTTAATGGTTTATTTCCTTGGTTACGCCAAAGAAAGGGAACAACTGATCCCTTTTGAGTTTTGGGACAGTGAGAAGAGGTTTTTGGGTGCTAAAATGTAATATTAGCTTCAGGTTACTAGCGTAGAACTAAAGGCAGGAACAATATTGTCCCCAGTGTATTTTGTTTGCATTTGTGTCAGTTTTTGTTTGTGTTTCAGTAATCTTGCCCCTGCACCTGGACCATGATGCTTGTTCTGGTCTTGGCACTACTAACCTTCGTTCAGTGGTCATGCCCTGCTTGTTTTGCTGCAGTTGTACTCGTCACCTGCCAGGCGGTTTTGCTGCGTTTGTTTGTTGAGAAGTTGTGCCGGCACTGGCAGATTTTGTGACTTGAAAGAGTTTGTTGTGTTGCTAAATCTTTTGGCTGAAGGTGCCGTGTTCGAGCACACtatgtttgttttctttgaaAAGCTGAGCACActatggccttgtttagttgtcaaaatttgtcaaaattaGGAGTGTCAAAATACTgttccagcactgtagcatactgtagcgtttcgtttgtatttgtgaattattgtccaaacattgactaattaggctcaaaagattcgtctcgcaaagtacaacaaaactgtgcaattaatttttaattttatctacatttagtactccatgcatgtaccgcaagtttgatgtgatggtgaatcttctttttgcatagtgccaaagttaggaatTGGggatgaagtaaacaagggctatgTTGTTTTCCGCGGTCCAGTGCAGAAATGAAGCCACATTTTCTGCGCAACTGATGCAAGAAACACCAGCGGAGGAAAACATGTGAGATGTGACCCGTGGGCACTATCTGTGCTGTAATTTCTGACAAATGAATCATGCGGCTCTTTTCTTGCGGGCAACAAACGCAGAAGCGTATGAAAAGGATGAACGAAATGGCCACGGTTGGTACGGGGAAGGTTCTGAAACATGGACTTGATCTCCCTTGCGCAACACAAGAGCCACTGGAAACCGACGCTCCTATAATTTATACACccttttttatttaaaagaaGTCGATACACCCTATACGCATGAACTTTATCTGACCCTCACACTTTCTCCGTCAGACATCCTGAGTTCCTGACGCCACCACCCCGTCAGCTCTCCCTCGCCGAAGCCGCCCTCACCTTCGAGGCTTCGACGTTCCATCCCCACGACAATCATCTTCTTTCTGTCTCTCTATTTGATGCGTTTACCAACGAAATTTCTAACCATCACTCTAGTG harbors:
- the LOC117850590 gene encoding FT-interacting protein 3, with the translated sequence MKGAMPPRPYMVPGPGGPMPPPQQQFGLVETRPPLAAVLRPRFNIPGLHPSAAAAAAASGAGKIASTYDLVEPMRFLYVNVVKARDLPVTATGAIDPFVEVKLGNFKGTTPVKAASHSPAWQQVFAFSASHLQAHVLEVAVKAKDLGGDDLVGRVGFDLAEVPVRVPPDSPLAPQWYRLETKRGEKLPHGEIMLSVWLGTQADESFPDAWHSDAHAAAGPAAVASTRAKVYFSPRLVYLRVAAMGAQDLIPHDTSRPMSACVKLQLAGQVRRTRPGAPPGAPNPIWNEEFMFVVSEPFDEPLVVTVEDRVAPGRDEMLGRIVLPLQAAMPRHDHFGKPVEPRWYNLMRPSDDPEKKEMKFASKIQIRMSLDFGYHVLDESTYYSSDLQPSSKPARKPSIGMLELGVLGARNLIPMKPKDGRTTDAYCVAKYGPKWVRTRTILDTLNPQWNEQYTWEVFDPCTVITVVVFDNGQIGSKNGGGPDQRIGKVRIRLSTLETDRVYTHFYPLLVLHPSGLKKTGELHLAVRFTCMAWVNMMALYGRPLLPKMHYTQPIPVMQLDYLRHQAMQIVAARLSRAEPPLRREVVEYMLDVDSHMFSLRRSKANFYRITSLFYGFLAMLKWYEGIRSWRNPITTMLVHMLFLILICYPELILPTFFLYMFMIGLWNYRYRPRHPSHMDTKLSHAEMTHPDELDEEFDTFPTSRPADIVRMRYDRLRSVGGRVQTVVGDLATQGERAHALLSWRDPRATAIFIFLSLVVAIVLYVTPFQVLMVITMLYLLRHPRFRSRMPSVPFNFYRRLPAKSDMLL